In a single window of the Candidatus Krumholzibacteriia bacterium genome:
- a CDS encoding porin, protein MRPTIPCGRCAPFRRFVMFLGVALLAASPASGDDGPNFVRTSAGDVEIRLTGTLQPRFSWGRSAETDTRDAEDRLGFGLRRARLRTTVTFDNRVGVHYDVDLRGGSSSSVDLYGFYRFADAWRVRVGYLAGAQPRSYIPTSHTRVDAIDRAAIAERWSEITIGSRGRDFGVDVRHRTETTRIELFLHNGDGNFDTTR, encoded by the coding sequence ATGCGTCCGACCATCCCGTGCGGACGGTGTGCACCGTTCCGCCGCTTCGTCATGTTTCTCGGCGTCGCCCTGCTCGCGGCGTCTCCCGCGTCGGGAGACGACGGCCCGAACTTCGTCCGGACCAGCGCCGGCGACGTCGAGATCCGGCTCACCGGGACCCTGCAGCCACGCTTCTCCTGGGGGCGGTCGGCCGAGACCGACACGCGCGATGCCGAGGATCGGCTCGGGTTCGGTCTGCGCCGCGCTCGCTTGCGCACGACTGTGACCTTCGACAACCGCGTCGGCGTCCACTACGACGTCGACCTCCGCGGCGGCAGCTCGAGCAGCGTCGACCTGTACGGCTTCTACCGCTTCGCCGACGCGTGGAGGGTCCGCGTCGGGTACCTCGCCGGTGCGCAACCGCGCTCGTACATCCCGACCAGCCACACGCGCGTCGATGCCATCGACCGGGCCGCGATCGCGGAGCGATGGTCGGAGATCACCATCGGATCCCGCGGTCGCGACTTCGGGGTCGACGTGCGGCATCGCACCGAGACCACGCGGATCGAGTTGTTCCTGCACAACGGCGACGGCAACTTCGACACCACGCG
- a CDS encoding carbonic anhydrase family protein: MSGFPRAPRCAIASFLAVALLLPAAAIAAEAITQTKSTQADMSPAEALQMLHDGNQRFVDEEMLERDLIDQVEATATGQYPFGVVLGCIDSRVPPEIVFDQGIGDIFAPRVAGNFVNADILGSMEFATAVAGSKVVVVLGHTSCGAVKGTTDQVELGNLTHTLSNIAPAMYSVEGFEGERNSKNAEFVQAVAEANVHHTVQNILDRSPVMKDLVDQGKLLVVGAMHDVETGEVTWYEHGRGASH; this comes from the coding sequence ATGTCGGGTTTCCCCCGAGCACCCCGTTGCGCCATCGCAAGTTTCCTCGCCGTGGCCCTACTGCTGCCGGCGGCCGCCATCGCCGCGGAGGCGATCACCCAGACGAAGTCCACGCAGGCCGACATGAGTCCGGCCGAGGCGCTGCAGATGCTGCACGACGGCAATCAGCGCTTCGTGGACGAAGAGATGCTCGAGCGCGACCTGATCGATCAGGTCGAGGCCACCGCGACCGGCCAGTATCCCTTCGGCGTCGTCCTCGGTTGCATCGACTCGCGTGTGCCGCCCGAGATCGTCTTCGATCAGGGCATCGGCGACATCTTCGCGCCCCGCGTGGCCGGTAACTTCGTCAACGCCGACATCCTCGGCAGCATGGAATTCGCGACGGCCGTCGCCGGGAGCAAGGTCGTCGTGGTGCTCGGCCACACCTCGTGTGGCGCGGTGAAGGGCACCACCGACCAGGTCGAGCTGGGCAACCTGACGCACACGCTCAGCAACATCGCTCCCGCGATGTACTCGGTCGAGGGCTTCGAGGGCGAGCGCAACTCGAAGAACGCCGAATTCGTGCAGGCCGTGGCCGAGGCCAACGTGCACCACACCGTCCAGAACATCCTCGACCGCAGCCCGGTCATGAAGGACCTGGTGGACCAGGGCAAGCTGCTGGTCGTCGGCGCGATGCACGACGTCGAGACGGGCGAGGTCACCTGGTACGAGCACGGTCGCGGCGCTTCGCACTGA
- a CDS encoding alpha/beta hydrolase, translated as MSDRDIEHSVEAGMFVRARGGRRRGTLVCIHGLGESGLCFEGLFELDLLADWNLLVCDLPGYGRSAWRSVTMSLEDQADLLAGWLRERGPTGPLVIVGHSMGGVLGVLLAERHPEALDLLVNVDGNLSPGDCVFSGRAVEWSPHEFENGGFDRLRDTVYRQGVRERAQRGYYAGLRMADPRQYHRNSAELVAISADEQLGARMVALEVPAHYVAGVPRGASPRSRELLGIHGVPWTAVEPSGHWPFVDRPEDFAIALRDVIG; from the coding sequence ATGAGCGATCGGGACATCGAGCACTCCGTCGAGGCCGGCATGTTCGTGCGGGCGCGCGGCGGTCGTCGTCGGGGCACGCTGGTGTGCATTCACGGTCTGGGCGAGTCCGGGCTGTGCTTCGAGGGTCTCTTCGAACTCGACCTGCTCGCTGACTGGAACCTCCTGGTCTGCGACCTGCCCGGCTACGGTCGGAGCGCCTGGCGCTCGGTGACCATGTCGCTCGAGGACCAGGCCGATCTGCTCGCGGGTTGGTTGCGCGAGCGCGGACCGACCGGTCCGTTAGTGATCGTGGGTCACAGCATGGGCGGTGTGCTCGGGGTCCTGCTGGCCGAGCGCCATCCGGAGGCCCTGGACCTGCTGGTGAACGTCGACGGCAACCTGTCCCCCGGCGACTGCGTCTTCAGCGGACGCGCCGTGGAGTGGTCGCCGCACGAGTTCGAGAACGGCGGCTTCGACCGGCTCCGCGACACCGTCTACCGGCAGGGGGTCCGTGAGCGGGCGCAACGCGGCTACTACGCCGGCCTAAGGATGGCCGATCCACGCCAGTACCATCGAAACAGCGCTGAACTCGTCGCGATCTCGGCCGACGAGCAGTTGGGGGCGCGCATGGTCGCTCTCGAGGTCCCGGCCCACTACGTCGCGGGCGTACCGCGGGGCGCGAGCCCGCGCTCGCGGGAGTTGCTCGGGATCCACGGCGTCCCGTGGACGGCGGTCGAGCCGAGCGGCCACTGGCCGTTCGTCGATCGTCCGGAGGACTTCGCGATCGCGCTGCGTGACGTGATCGGATGA
- a CDS encoding hydrogenase maturation protease gives MTTPKVLIVGFGNPGRGDDGLGPALAEEIERERRPDVTVEVDYQLVVEHAAMVADCSTVYFLDATVDATCDPFALQPLSPEPGLDFTSHSLSPARVLALAQDLYGARPEAWLLSVAGDRFDVFETRLSRPARRRLDAAKRCLLDRIEQGAKNPS, from the coding sequence ATGACCACACCGAAGGTGCTGATCGTGGGGTTCGGCAACCCGGGCCGGGGCGACGACGGCCTCGGCCCGGCCCTGGCCGAGGAGATCGAACGGGAGCGGCGGCCGGACGTGACCGTGGAGGTCGACTACCAACTGGTGGTCGAGCACGCGGCGATGGTCGCCGACTGCTCCACGGTGTACTTTCTCGACGCCACGGTCGACGCCACGTGCGATCCCTTCGCCCTGCAGCCGTTGTCGCCGGAACCGGGGCTGGACTTCACCAGTCACTCCCTCTCGCCGGCGCGAGTCCTGGCTCTGGCGCAGGACCTGTACGGGGCGCGCCCCGAGGCCTGGTTGCTGAGCGTGGCGGGCGACCGCTTCGACGTGTTCGAGACCCGCCTGTCGCGCCCGGCCCGCCGCCGTCTGGATGCGGCGAAACGCTGTCTGCTGGATCGTATCGAGCAGGGTGCGAAGAATCCTTCATGA
- a CDS encoding Ni/Fe hydrogenase subunit alpha encodes MAAETQTIPKGRARRVVIDPLSRVEGHGKVTIRLDDQGKVEQARLHIVEFRGFERFVQGRPYWEVPVLVQRLCGICPVSHHLAAAKAMDRIVGVDRLPPTAEKVRRLMHYGQILQSHALHFFHLSSPDLLFGFDAPVETRNVVGVARAHPDLAVMGVTMRRFGQEVIEATAGKKIHGTGAIPGGVNKPVDRGDREHLRGQIDEILTGAERAVNVARDYTLAHRDTLAAFADFESAHMSLVRHDGALDLYDGDLRCLEADGTPRLDDVPVDTYADVLGEEVRSWSYMKFPFVRALGPRDGWYRVGPLARMNTCDFVPSRQAEIARRMLQEELGPELSRMTMAYHWARMIELLHAAEVVRDLLDDPEIVGRDFRARGERRTEAVGAIEAPRGTLLHHYEVDERDQVVRANLIVSTTHNNEAMNRSVLRVAEEDLQGVEITEGLLNHVEVAIRAYDPCLSCATHAMGRMPLVVQLHDSRGEVIAERARS; translated from the coding sequence ATGGCTGCAGAGACGCAGACGATTCCGAAGGGACGCGCCCGACGCGTCGTGATCGATCCGCTGAGCCGGGTCGAGGGTCACGGGAAAGTGACCATCCGGCTCGACGACCAGGGGAAGGTGGAGCAGGCGCGGTTGCACATCGTCGAGTTCCGAGGCTTCGAACGCTTCGTGCAGGGGCGCCCCTACTGGGAGGTTCCGGTGCTGGTGCAGAGGCTGTGCGGGATCTGTCCCGTGAGCCATCACCTGGCCGCCGCCAAGGCCATGGACCGGATCGTGGGGGTGGATCGACTGCCGCCGACGGCCGAGAAGGTGCGTCGCCTGATGCACTACGGTCAGATCCTGCAGTCGCACGCCCTGCACTTCTTCCATCTGTCGTCGCCCGACCTGCTGTTCGGCTTCGATGCCCCGGTCGAGACGCGCAACGTGGTCGGCGTGGCGCGCGCCCATCCCGACCTGGCCGTGATGGGCGTGACCATGCGCCGTTTCGGACAGGAGGTCATCGAGGCCACGGCGGGCAAGAAGATCCACGGCACCGGTGCCATTCCCGGTGGTGTGAACAAGCCCGTGGACCGGGGCGATCGTGAGCACCTGCGCGGTCAGATCGACGAGATCCTCACGGGCGCGGAGCGCGCGGTGAACGTGGCACGCGACTACACGCTGGCCCATCGGGACACGCTCGCGGCCTTCGCCGACTTCGAGTCGGCGCACATGTCGTTGGTCCGCCACGACGGGGCGCTCGACCTGTACGACGGGGACCTGCGATGCCTGGAGGCCGACGGGACGCCGCGTCTCGACGACGTGCCGGTCGACACCTATGCCGACGTGCTCGGCGAAGAGGTCCGTTCCTGGTCGTACATGAAGTTCCCCTTCGTACGCGCACTCGGGCCCCGTGACGGCTGGTACCGGGTGGGGCCGCTCGCGCGCATGAACACCTGTGACTTCGTGCCGAGCCGACAGGCAGAGATCGCTCGTCGCATGCTGCAGGAGGAGCTCGGTCCGGAGCTGTCGCGGATGACCATGGCCTACCACTGGGCGCGTATGATCGAGTTGTTGCACGCGGCCGAGGTCGTGCGCGACCTGCTCGACGATCCCGAGATCGTCGGCCGGGACTTCCGTGCCCGGGGTGAGCGTCGTACCGAAGCCGTCGGGGCGATCGAGGCCCCGCGCGGCACCCTGTTGCACCACTACGAGGTCGACGAGCGCGACCAGGTGGTGCGGGCGAACCTGATCGTCTCGACCACGCACAACAACGAGGCCATGAATCGTTCGGTCCTGCGGGTGGCCGAGGAGGACCTCCAGGGGGTGGAGATCACCGAGGGTCTCCTGAACCACGTGGAGGTGGCCATCCGCGCCTATGATCCGTGCCTGTCGTGTGCGACCCACGCCATGGGTCGCATGCCGCTGGTCGTGCAGCTGCACGACTCCCGGGGGGAGGTGATCGCCGAGCGGGCGCGCAGCTGA
- a CDS encoding NADP oxidoreductase, whose product MKKVRVATAALAGCFGCHMSLLDIDERILSLIDLVDFDRSPINDLKDFTGRCDVGLIEGACATEENVHVLRRFRAMCDVLVSVGDCAVMAGISGVRNTVGLDECLEESYRRGPTLHNPDDRVPDDPELPLLLEHVVPCHEVVEIDHYVPGCPPSADALWTILSQLIEGEEVALPVRHLRYD is encoded by the coding sequence GTGAAGAAGGTACGCGTGGCGACGGCGGCGCTGGCCGGCTGTTTCGGCTGCCACATGTCCCTGCTCGACATCGACGAGCGGATCCTGAGTCTGATCGACCTCGTCGATTTCGACCGGTCGCCGATCAACGATCTGAAGGACTTCACCGGGCGCTGCGACGTGGGGCTGATCGAGGGAGCCTGTGCCACCGAGGAGAACGTGCACGTCCTGCGCCGTTTCCGGGCCATGTGCGACGTCCTCGTCTCCGTCGGTGACTGCGCCGTCATGGCCGGCATCAGCGGCGTTCGCAACACCGTGGGTCTCGACGAATGCCTCGAGGAGTCCTACCGGCGCGGACCAACCCTGCACAATCCCGACGACCGGGTGCCCGACGATCCGGAATTGCCGCTGTTGCTGGAGCACGTGGTCCCGTGCCACGAGGTGGTCGAGATCGACCACTACGTTCCCGGTTGTCCGCCGTCGGCCGATGCCCTGTGGACGATCCTGTCGCAGTTGATCGAGGGCGAAGAGGTCGCCCTTCCGGTTCGCCATCTCCGCTACGACTGA
- a CDS encoding 2Fe-2S iron-sulfur cluster-binding protein — MTDRILFTIDGQEVRGRPGQTVLEAAEEAGVWIPRLCHVEGVTPHGACRLCTCFVDGRPQSTCTFPVTEGIEVENDTPRSNELRRHVIEMLLVEGNHFCMFCEESGHCELQALAYRFGVTHARYRQLWPDRDVDATHPEIWIDRNRCVQCGRCVRVSQEIDGKNTYQFTERGLRQRVAVNAAEGLVGTDAAVDDAATHACPTGALLPKHEGYSVPIGRRRYDDAPIGSEVESLRQVSNNGEGRS; from the coding sequence ATGACCGACCGCATTCTCTTCACCATCGACGGACAGGAGGTCCGTGGCCGGCCGGGGCAGACGGTGCTCGAGGCGGCCGAGGAGGCGGGGGTGTGGATCCCGAGGCTGTGTCACGTCGAGGGTGTGACCCCCCACGGCGCCTGCCGGTTGTGCACCTGTTTCGTGGACGGCCGCCCGCAGTCGACCTGCACCTTCCCGGTGACCGAGGGCATCGAGGTCGAGAACGACACGCCGCGCTCGAACGAACTGCGGCGGCACGTGATCGAGATGCTGTTGGTCGAGGGCAATCACTTCTGCATGTTCTGCGAGGAGAGCGGTCACTGCGAGCTGCAGGCTCTGGCCTACCGCTTCGGGGTGACCCATGCCCGCTACCGGCAACTCTGGCCCGATCGTGATGTCGACGCGACACACCCGGAGATCTGGATCGATCGCAATCGTTGCGTCCAGTGCGGGCGCTGTGTCCGGGTCTCGCAGGAGATCGACGGCAAGAACACCTACCAGTTCACCGAGCGCGGGCTCCGACAGCGGGTCGCGGTGAACGCAGCCGAGGGGCTGGTGGGTACCGACGCCGCGGTCGACGATGCCGCCACGCACGCGTGTCCGACGGGTGCGCTGCTGCCCAAGCACGAGGGCTACTCGGTCCCCATCGGGCGTCGCCGCTACGACGATGCTCCGATCGGCTCGGAGGTCGAGAGCCTGCGCCAGGTCTCGAACAACGGGGAGGGCCGGTCGTGA
- a CDS encoding NAD(P)H-dependent oxidoreductase subunit E, with protein sequence MHSRQQPLHGNDPARAVEAICDHFGRDRTRLMDIALEVQRRLGHLDDDTVDLVARALDIPRVDVKSLVTFYTFLRHEPAGARTIRVCDDVVDRHQGGDAVAAAFEDELGVAMGQTTPDGDFHLDWTACIGLSDQAPGVLVDDVPMTNVTPWKARWIVRELRRHGDPRRLVRELGDGNNANPLVCSMVRNNLREAGTVHFTDRREAESGLRMALARDPLDVIDEVERSGLRGRGGAGFPTGTKWRLARNAGGGQRYVFCNADEGEPGTFKDRVLLTERPDQVIEGMTIAAWALGASEGIVYLRAEYAYLRPYLEDVLRRRRRRGLLGRAVMGVEDFDFDVRIQMGAGAYVCGEETSLISSCEGLRGDPKDRPPFPVQKGFMGNPTPVNNVETFSCAARVLECGAEWFADQGLGDMAGTKLYSVCGDCERPGVYELPFGTPLRELLEKVGATGSAAVCVGGPSGSMVAPADFDRRLGYGDLSTGGAVICFDATRDPLEIAAEQLDFFIDESCGTCTPCRVGNVLLRDRLQDVMDRRATLRVLDELQELGGTISTMSRCGLGQTSARPVLSTLEHFREAYTRRCVSADDRHRPSYDLSAMLETSRVITGRDSTHRSESEEVRR encoded by the coding sequence ATGCATTCACGGCAGCAGCCGCTGCACGGCAACGATCCAGCCCGTGCGGTGGAGGCGATCTGCGACCACTTCGGGCGCGATCGTACCCGTCTGATGGACATCGCCCTCGAGGTGCAGCGCCGACTCGGGCATCTCGACGACGACACGGTCGACCTCGTCGCGCGCGCGCTGGACATCCCGCGGGTCGACGTGAAGAGCCTGGTCACCTTCTACACGTTCCTGCGCCACGAGCCGGCGGGCGCGCGCACGATCCGCGTGTGCGACGACGTCGTCGACCGCCACCAGGGCGGCGACGCGGTGGCCGCCGCCTTCGAGGACGAGCTGGGCGTCGCGATGGGGCAAACGACACCCGACGGCGACTTCCATCTCGACTGGACGGCCTGCATCGGCCTCAGCGACCAGGCCCCGGGCGTCCTGGTGGACGACGTACCCATGACGAACGTCACCCCGTGGAAGGCGCGTTGGATCGTTCGGGAACTGCGACGTCACGGTGATCCGAGACGTCTGGTGCGCGAGCTCGGCGACGGGAACAACGCCAATCCACTGGTCTGCTCGATGGTGCGCAACAACCTGCGCGAAGCCGGGACCGTGCACTTCACCGACCGCCGCGAGGCGGAATCGGGTCTGCGCATGGCACTGGCCCGCGACCCCCTCGACGTGATCGACGAGGTCGAGCGCTCCGGCCTGCGCGGGCGGGGCGGAGCCGGATTCCCGACCGGCACCAAGTGGCGTCTGGCACGCAACGCCGGGGGGGGGCAGCGCTACGTGTTCTGCAACGCCGACGAAGGCGAGCCGGGGACCTTCAAGGACCGGGTGCTCCTGACCGAGCGACCCGATCAGGTGATCGAGGGGATGACCATCGCCGCGTGGGCCCTGGGGGCGAGCGAGGGCATCGTCTACCTGCGCGCCGAGTACGCGTACCTGCGTCCGTACCTCGAGGACGTGCTGCGGCGGCGCCGTCGGCGCGGGCTCCTCGGCCGTGCCGTGATGGGCGTCGAGGACTTCGATTTCGACGTGCGGATCCAGATGGGTGCCGGTGCCTACGTGTGCGGCGAGGAGACCTCGTTGATCTCGTCCTGCGAGGGACTGCGCGGCGACCCGAAGGACCGGCCGCCCTTCCCGGTGCAGAAGGGCTTCATGGGGAATCCCACGCCCGTGAACAACGTCGAGACGTTCAGCTGCGCAGCACGGGTCCTCGAATGCGGCGCGGAGTGGTTCGCGGACCAGGGCCTGGGCGACATGGCCGGGACCAAGCTCTACAGCGTGTGCGGCGACTGCGAGCGACCGGGAGTGTACGAACTGCCCTTCGGGACGCCGCTGCGGGAACTCCTCGAGAAGGTCGGTGCGACCGGGAGCGCGGCCGTGTGTGTGGGGGGACCGTCGGGATCCATGGTCGCCCCGGCGGACTTCGACCGGCGTCTCGGTTACGGGGACCTCTCGACCGGTGGCGCGGTGATCTGCTTCGACGCGACCCGCGACCCGCTCGAGATCGCGGCCGAGCAACTGGATTTCTTCATCGACGAGAGCTGCGGCACCTGCACGCCCTGCCGCGTGGGCAACGTGCTCCTGCGTGATCGCCTGCAGGACGTCATGGACCGCCGCGCGACCCTGAGGGTGCTCGACGAACTGCAGGAGCTGGGCGGAACGATCTCGACCATGAGCCGGTGCGGGCTCGGGCAGACCTCGGCCCGCCCGGTGCTCAGCACACTCGAACACTTCCGCGAGGCGTACACACGACGCTGTGTGAGCGCCGACGACCGCCACCGCCCGTCCTACGACCTCTCCGCCATGCTGGAGACGTCGCGGGTGATCACCGGGCGGGACTCCACGCACCGCTCCGAGTCCGAGGAGGTCCGCCGATGA
- a CDS encoding DUF6588 family protein has protein sequence MSIRSTAALAAALLMLPVAASAQLEENLSSYTENNATGYLEPFRDTISAGLGSGLFTTAEIPRSRPYFQLGMRAMLVQFSDDDRTFEATAEDYFPGTGTYDAPTVIGDTDPDPVAGPGGTSFQFPGGLDIDRLPIAAPQLSVGGFLGTEAMVRFFTGEFGDDDIGDISLFGIGLRHSVSQYVPASPVSIAASVMYQTFEIGDGLVDFSQTSLGVQASRRFPVVEPYAGLALHMSSMSSEYEFDATGDPETLEVDFDDETNVQLTLGATLHLLVFRLNGELGVGDQTTYTLGLSLGI, from the coding sequence ATGTCGATCCGTTCGACGGCCGCGCTCGCGGCCGCGCTGCTGATGCTGCCGGTGGCGGCGTCGGCCCAACTCGAGGAGAACCTCTCCTCGTACACCGAGAACAACGCCACGGGCTATCTCGAGCCCTTCCGCGACACCATCAGCGCCGGGCTCGGCAGCGGTCTGTTCACCACCGCCGAGATCCCCAGATCGCGCCCCTACTTCCAGCTCGGAATGCGCGCCATGCTCGTGCAGTTCAGCGACGACGACCGCACCTTCGAGGCGACGGCCGAGGACTACTTCCCCGGGACCGGCACGTACGACGCGCCGACCGTCATCGGTGACACCGACCCGGACCCCGTGGCCGGGCCGGGCGGCACCAGCTTCCAGTTCCCCGGCGGCCTCGACATCGACCGGCTGCCGATCGCCGCCCCTCAGCTGTCCGTGGGTGGCTTCCTCGGCACCGAAGCCATGGTCCGGTTCTTCACCGGCGAGTTCGGTGACGACGACATCGGAGACATCTCGCTCTTCGGCATCGGATTGCGCCACAGCGTGTCGCAGTACGTGCCGGCCTCCCCCGTCTCGATCGCCGCATCGGTCATGTACCAGACCTTCGAGATCGGCGACGGACTCGTCGACTTCTCGCAGACCTCGCTCGGTGTCCAGGCCAGCCGCCGATTCCCGGTGGTGGAGCCCTACGCCGGCCTCGCGCTGCACATGTCGTCGATGAGCAGCGAGTACGAATTCGACGCCACCGGCGACCCCGAGACCCTCGAGGTCGACTTCGACGACGAGACGAACGTGCAACTCACACTGGGCGCGACGCTGCATCTGCTCGTGTTCAGACTCAACGGCGAGCTCGGCGTGGGCGACCAGACGACGTACACGCTCGGCCTCTCCCTCGGAATCTAG
- the carA gene encoding glutamine-hydrolyzing carbamoyl-phosphate synthase small subunit: MPRDEAGRTPSSSRPDTAAPLLALETGHSFRGRWFGGAWSRPGPADVTHVASGGEVVFQTGMTGYQEILTDPSYAGQIVVFTAAHIGNYGIHAGEDESEAVRPAGLVVRDHCTRTYHQRADRDLDDVLRGARVPAISDVDTRTITTILRERGSCRGVLGIGRAEELVEAARAVPPIAATNWVERVTCSGPWTLPAAPRSADMPRFAVTAIDYGVKRSILERLREEGCDLTVVPATSSADDVLSGRLGPVPDGIFLSNGPGDPAILDPQVTTIRELMASGIPVFGICLGHQLLGRALGGTTFKLPFGHHGANHPVRREHDHRVEITSHNHNYALRPDSVDSEHVHITHRSLNDDCVEGLELLGRPVYSVQYHPEAAPGPRDGQYLFGRFVADMTAHRARRKA, from the coding sequence ATGCCCCGAGACGAGGCCGGACGGACGCCGTCCAGCTCCCGCCCCGACACCGCCGCCCCCCTGCTCGCTCTCGAAACGGGCCACTCCTTTCGCGGCCGCTGGTTCGGAGGCGCGTGGAGTCGTCCCGGTCCGGCCGACGTCACGCACGTGGCCTCCGGTGGCGAGGTCGTGTTCCAGACCGGAATGACCGGCTACCAGGAGATCCTCACGGACCCGAGCTACGCCGGGCAGATCGTGGTCTTCACCGCGGCGCACATCGGCAACTACGGGATCCACGCGGGCGAGGACGAGTCCGAAGCGGTGCGGCCGGCGGGCCTGGTCGTCCGCGACCACTGCACACGGACCTACCACCAGCGCGCCGATCGGGATCTCGACGACGTGCTCCGCGGCGCGCGTGTCCCGGCGATCAGCGACGTCGACACCCGGACGATCACGACGATTCTCCGTGAACGGGGATCGTGTCGCGGTGTCCTGGGGATCGGCCGGGCCGAGGAGCTGGTCGAGGCGGCGCGCGCGGTCCCTCCGATCGCCGCCACGAACTGGGTGGAGCGCGTGACCTGCTCCGGACCCTGGACCCTGCCGGCGGCGCCGCGGAGCGCCGACATGCCGCGATTCGCCGTCACCGCCATCGACTACGGGGTGAAGCGGAGCATCCTCGAGCGTCTGCGCGAGGAGGGGTGCGATCTGACGGTGGTCCCGGCCACCTCGAGCGCCGACGACGTCCTGAGCGGACGCCTCGGTCCGGTGCCCGACGGAATCTTCCTGAGCAACGGCCCCGGCGATCCGGCGATCCTCGATCCGCAGGTCACGACGATCCGCGAGCTCATGGCATCGGGGATTCCCGTGTTCGGCATCTGCCTCGGACACCAGCTGCTCGGGCGGGCCCTCGGTGGGACCACGTTCAAGCTCCCCTTCGGCCACCACGGAGCGAACCATCCGGTTCGGCGCGAGCACGACCATCGTGTCGAGATCACGAGCCACAACCACAACTACGCCCTGCGTCCCGACTCGGTCGATTCCGAGCACGTGCACATCACGCACCGCAGCCTCAACGACGACTGCGTCGAGGGCCTCGAACTGCTGGGGCGTCCGGTGTACTCGGTGCAGTACCACCCGGAGGCCGCTCCCGGTCCGCGCGATGGCCAGTACCTCTTCGGTCGATTCGTCGCCGACATGACCGCCCACCGCGCCAGGAGGAAGGCCTGA